The Virgibacillus siamensis genome includes a region encoding these proteins:
- the cobA gene encoding uroporphyrinogen-III C-methyltransferase, with protein sequence MGKVYLVGAGPGDPDLITVKGLKAIQHADLILYDRLINEELLNFAAKSAELIFCGKRPNHHSLTQDRINHILCKFAKQGKVVTRLKGGDPFIFGRGGEEAETLKQNGISFEIVPGITSGSAAPAYAGIPLTHRNYSSSVAFISGVSKTGQNDETNWKHLAQGVDTLCVYMGVGQLPFICESLIRHGRNSSTPIALVHWGTTQRQQTVVGTLKNIVEKSHSIKNPSMIIIGEVVRLREKIQWFEQNALEESVAAHAVTG encoded by the coding sequence TTGGGAAAAGTATATTTAGTTGGAGCTGGTCCCGGTGATCCCGATTTGATCACAGTTAAAGGGTTGAAAGCAATACAACATGCAGATCTTATTTTATATGATCGACTAATTAATGAAGAATTATTAAACTTTGCGGCTAAATCAGCGGAATTAATTTTTTGTGGAAAGCGTCCCAATCATCACTCTCTAACGCAGGACAGAATAAATCACATACTCTGCAAATTTGCCAAGCAGGGAAAAGTTGTAACTAGACTAAAAGGTGGTGATCCCTTTATTTTCGGGAGAGGAGGCGAAGAGGCGGAAACATTGAAACAAAACGGGATTTCATTTGAAATTGTCCCTGGCATTACTTCCGGTTCAGCAGCCCCTGCTTATGCGGGAATTCCATTAACCCATCGGAATTATAGTTCGTCGGTTGCTTTTATCTCCGGCGTAAGTAAAACCGGACAAAATGATGAAACCAACTGGAAACATCTTGCACAAGGAGTTGATACACTTTGTGTATACATGGGTGTTGGTCAGCTTCCCTTTATATGTGAAAGTTTAATCCGCCATGGCCGTAATTCGAGTACGCCAATCGCCCTGGTACATTGGGGAACAACCCAAAGACAGCAGACAGTGGTTGGAACACTGAAGAATATTGTGGAGAAGTCCCATTCAATCAAGAATCCGTCCATGATTATTATAGGAGAGGTTGTACGGCTGCGGGAAAAAATTCAATGGTTTGAGCAGAATGCGTTGGAAGAATCCGTCGCTGCACACGCCGTTACTGGGTGA
- the cysI gene encoding assimilatory sulfite reductase (NADPH) hemoprotein subunit: protein MTDSKFYEQEGPPSDLEHIKKDSNYLRGTIAEGLNDQITGAISDDDTKLLKFHGSYQQDDRDVRNERRRKKLEPAYQFMVRVRAPGGVTTPEQWLVIDDISQKYGNQTLKLTTRQSFQLHGILKWNLKNTFQEVNEVLMSTLAACGDVNRNVMCNPNPYQSEVHREVYEWAEKLSEHFSPQTNAYHEIWLDGDKVVDSRDKGEVEPIYGSYYLPRKFKIGIAVPPSNDIDVFSHDLGLIAILEEGQLKGFNIAVGGGMGMTHGDTKTYPQLARVIGFCPTDKILDAAAKVVSIQRDYGNRSDRMNARFKYTIDARGLEWVKKELNERLGWRLEEARPYQFDHNGDRLGWVKGDGKWHLTLFIQNGRVKDFEDYKLQTGLREIAKIHTGDFRLTPNQNVIIANVTDQNKQKIVELAEEYGLTEGKHHSALKRNSMACVAFPTCGLAMAESERYLPLLVNKIEDILDEAGLRDEEIVIRMSGCPNGCSRPGLAEIAFIGKAPGKYNMYLGGSFTGERLNKLYRENIGEEEILETLRSMLIQYAKERRDGEHFGDYVIRAGFVEEVHSGLDFHTTNAVKN from the coding sequence ATGACAGACAGTAAGTTTTACGAGCAAGAAGGACCGCCAAGTGATCTTGAACATATAAAAAAAGATAGTAATTACTTAAGAGGAACAATTGCCGAAGGGCTGAATGACCAGATTACCGGGGCAATTTCTGATGACGATACGAAGTTGCTGAAGTTCCATGGAAGCTACCAACAAGATGACCGGGATGTACGTAATGAACGAAGGCGTAAAAAGCTGGAACCGGCATATCAATTCATGGTTCGTGTGCGTGCTCCTGGTGGTGTAACGACACCGGAACAATGGCTTGTTATTGATGATATATCCCAAAAATATGGCAATCAAACACTGAAGTTGACGACCCGGCAGTCATTTCAATTGCACGGTATTCTGAAGTGGAACCTGAAGAACACATTTCAGGAAGTGAATGAAGTATTAATGAGTACTCTTGCAGCCTGTGGTGATGTAAACCGGAATGTAATGTGCAATCCAAATCCTTATCAATCGGAAGTCCACAGGGAGGTTTATGAATGGGCTGAAAAATTGAGTGAGCACTTTTCACCACAGACAAATGCATACCATGAGATTTGGCTGGATGGTGATAAAGTAGTGGATAGTCGGGATAAAGGCGAGGTTGAACCCATATATGGGTCATATTATTTACCAAGAAAATTCAAAATCGGTATAGCTGTACCGCCTTCCAACGATATTGATGTCTTTTCCCATGATTTAGGATTGATTGCGATATTGGAAGAAGGACAACTGAAGGGTTTCAACATTGCCGTCGGAGGAGGGATGGGAATGACCCACGGGGATACGAAAACCTATCCACAGTTAGCCCGGGTCATTGGATTCTGCCCAACGGATAAGATTTTGGACGCAGCAGCAAAAGTAGTATCAATTCAGCGGGATTATGGTAACCGTTCAGATCGAATGAATGCACGATTCAAGTACACGATTGATGCCAGAGGGCTTGAGTGGGTTAAAAAAGAACTGAACGAACGATTAGGATGGAGACTGGAAGAAGCTCGTCCATATCAGTTTGACCATAATGGTGACCGCCTTGGTTGGGTGAAGGGTGATGGTAAATGGCATCTTACGCTTTTCATTCAAAATGGCCGGGTCAAGGATTTTGAAGATTACAAGCTCCAGACAGGACTAAGGGAAATTGCCAAAATTCACACTGGAGATTTTCGACTTACCCCAAATCAAAACGTGATTATCGCAAATGTAACGGATCAAAACAAGCAAAAAATTGTTGAATTGGCAGAAGAATACGGACTTACTGAAGGAAAACACCATTCGGCATTAAAGAGAAATTCCATGGCTTGTGTAGCCTTCCCGACATGCGGGCTGGCGATGGCTGAATCAGAACGCTATCTTCCTTTATTGGTGAACAAGATTGAAGACATACTGGATGAAGCAGGGTTACGTGATGAGGAGATTGTGATTCGCATGTCAGGATGCCCTAATGGATGTTCACGTCCCGGATTGGCTGAAATCGCCTTTATAGGTAAGGCGCCTGGGAAATATAATATGTATCTTGGCGGGAGCTTCACTGGTGAACGTTTGAACAAGCTTTATCGAGAGAATATTGGAGAAGAAGAAATATTGGAAACCCTTCGTTCAATGCTGATTCAGTATGCTAAGGAGCGGCGGGATGGTGAACACTTCGGTGACTATGTCATACGTGCCGGTTTTGTGGAAGAGGTACATTCCGGACTTGATTTTCACACGACAAACGCTGTCAAAAATTAA
- a CDS encoding GNAT family N-acetyltransferase, with product MEWIIKSFSDLSTQELYALLKARVDVFVVEQECPYPELDNYDQQAMHYFLKVNNEIAANVRILPAGSKFEDVSIGRVLVTEKFRGNGYAKQLMKRSIEFAAAEWNAPKIQIQGQEYLKKFYRELGFKQVSASYLEDGIPHIDMNWEGN from the coding sequence GTGGAATGGATAATTAAATCTTTTTCAGACCTGTCCACGCAGGAGTTATATGCACTGCTGAAAGCGAGAGTGGACGTTTTTGTGGTTGAACAGGAATGTCCATATCCGGAATTGGATAACTATGACCAGCAGGCAATGCATTATTTTTTGAAAGTAAATAATGAAATTGCGGCAAATGTCCGTATTTTGCCGGCCGGTTCAAAATTTGAAGATGTTTCTATTGGACGTGTGCTGGTAACTGAAAAATTTCGGGGAAATGGATATGCAAAGCAGCTGATGAAGCGGTCAATTGAATTTGCGGCTGCGGAATGGAATGCTCCAAAAATCCAAATCCAGGGTCAGGAATATTTGAAAAAATTCTATAGGGAGTTGGGATTTAAACAAGTATCGGCTTCTTATTTGGAGGATGGAATTCCCCATATTGACATGAATTGGGAAGGCAATTAA
- a CDS encoding TraR/DksA C4-type zinc finger protein, protein MITNEQMNQCKAALLERQDELINLVHDHFGLTQAFWKESMHELSSYDNHPGDMGTEMFERGKDIALNEHAEKELEDINAALHAIENGTYGICAECGRDIPYERLEAIPTADRCMEHADHSNPMDDRPIEEQVFSPNINPDEVTPEEQTAYDAEDTWQAVSRYGTSESPSDIYGDQDNYNEVYPNSDENIGSVEDEESFLAADLEGNFTGVTPNHKKYEE, encoded by the coding sequence ATGATTACAAATGAACAGATGAACCAGTGTAAGGCTGCTTTACTTGAGCGGCAGGATGAACTTATAAACCTTGTGCATGATCACTTCGGATTGACACAGGCTTTCTGGAAAGAATCGATGCATGAATTATCAAGCTACGATAATCATCCCGGGGATATGGGAACCGAGATGTTTGAACGCGGAAAGGATATTGCATTGAACGAGCATGCTGAGAAGGAACTGGAAGATATTAATGCAGCACTGCATGCTATTGAGAATGGCACTTACGGAATCTGTGCTGAATGCGGGAGAGACATTCCTTATGAACGCCTGGAAGCCATCCCAACTGCTGATAGGTGCATGGAGCATGCTGATCACAGCAATCCAATGGATGACCGGCCGATTGAGGAGCAGGTGTTCAGTCCAAATATTAATCCGGATGAAGTAACCCCTGAGGAACAGACAGCTTATGACGCCGAAGATACCTGGCAGGCAGTAAGCAGGTATGGTACATCAGAGTCACCATCCGATATTTATGGCGATCAGGATAATTATAATGAGGTGTATCCGAACAGTGATGAAAATATTGGAAGTGTTGAAGATGAGGAAAGTTTTCTTGCGGCAGATTTGGAAGGGAACTTTACCGGTGTTACCCCAAACCATAAAAAATATGAAGAATAG
- a CDS encoding assimilatory sulfite reductase (NADPH) flavoprotein subunit: MELLVTNSPFNQEQADSLNILLPTLTEAQRTWLSGYLAVPQPAGPTIAVDPAVQNASGSSPQNVVKAVSRDVTILFGSETGNGQTLAEEFVQKLEKLDLNVTIAAMDDFKPKELKKVQDLFIVSATHGEGDPPDNALSFYEFLHSRKAPKLKGVRFSVLSLGDESYEFFCQAGKDFDNRLEELGGERIHPRVDCDLDYDENAAKWFEGVLGVLRETQGVNTVNASARMGQTTAETLTAEQPNYSRTNPYHAEVLENLNLNGCGSNKETRHIELSLEGSNLSFEPGDSLGIAPKNDPNLVEELIGELNWDPEESVPINKQGEVLALREALLSNFEITVLTKPLLEKAAKLFQNDELKKLVEAGKDEINAYLEGRDLLDLVKEFPPENVGPEEFIQLLRKIPARLYSIASSYQANPDEVHLTIGTVAYQAHGRDRTGVCSGQCSQRIQPGDTLPIYIQRNRNFNFPPDAETPVIMVGPGTGVAPFRSFLEEREETEVTGKTWLFYGDQHFATDFLYQLEWQNWLKDGVLTKFDVAFSRDTPEKVYVQHRMLEHSKELYQWITEGAHVYVCGDEKHMAADVHNALITIIEQEGNISREEAESYLKEIRKQKRYQRDVY; this comes from the coding sequence TTGGAGTTATTAGTAACAAATAGTCCTTTTAATCAGGAACAGGCAGATAGTCTTAACATTCTGCTGCCGACATTGACGGAGGCACAAAGAACTTGGTTGAGCGGATACTTAGCTGTACCACAACCTGCAGGCCCGACAATAGCAGTTGATCCTGCTGTACAGAATGCCTCCGGTAGCTCTCCCCAAAATGTTGTTAAGGCTGTTTCAAGGGATGTAACAATACTATTTGGATCAGAGACTGGAAATGGGCAAACATTGGCAGAGGAATTCGTGCAGAAATTGGAAAAACTGGATTTAAACGTAACAATTGCTGCGATGGATGATTTTAAACCGAAAGAGTTAAAGAAAGTTCAGGATTTATTCATTGTGTCAGCGACCCACGGGGAAGGGGATCCGCCTGATAATGCTCTCTCATTCTATGAATTCCTGCACAGTAGAAAAGCCCCCAAACTGAAAGGTGTAAGGTTTTCAGTACTTTCACTGGGTGATGAGTCCTATGAGTTTTTCTGTCAAGCTGGTAAAGATTTTGACAACCGTTTGGAGGAATTGGGTGGAGAAAGAATCCACCCACGGGTTGATTGCGATTTAGATTACGATGAAAATGCAGCAAAATGGTTTGAAGGTGTGTTAGGAGTATTGCGTGAAACTCAGGGAGTTAATACCGTCAATGCTTCTGCCCGGATGGGTCAGACAACAGCTGAAACACTGACAGCGGAACAACCTAATTATTCAAGAACAAATCCATATCATGCCGAAGTCCTGGAAAATTTAAACTTGAATGGTTGTGGTTCGAATAAAGAAACGCGCCACATTGAACTTTCACTCGAAGGATCGAATTTAAGCTTTGAACCCGGTGATAGTTTAGGAATCGCACCTAAAAATGATCCGAATCTTGTTGAAGAATTGATTGGTGAGTTGAATTGGGACCCGGAAGAAAGTGTTCCGATTAATAAACAGGGTGAAGTTCTTGCATTGCGTGAGGCTCTGCTATCCAATTTTGAAATAACGGTATTAACGAAGCCATTATTGGAAAAGGCAGCAAAACTTTTTCAAAATGATGAATTGAAAAAGCTTGTTGAGGCGGGAAAAGATGAAATAAATGCATATCTTGAAGGCAGGGATTTGCTTGATTTAGTGAAGGAGTTTCCACCTGAAAATGTGGGTCCTGAAGAATTTATACAGCTTCTAAGAAAGATTCCGGCTCGCTTATACTCAATTGCGAGCAGTTATCAAGCGAATCCGGATGAGGTACACCTAACAATTGGGACGGTTGCTTATCAAGCTCATGGCAGGGATCGGACTGGCGTTTGTTCCGGACAATGTTCGCAACGAATACAACCTGGCGATACATTGCCAATTTATATTCAACGCAACCGAAATTTTAATTTTCCTCCTGATGCTGAAACACCAGTTATCATGGTAGGTCCTGGTACAGGTGTAGCGCCATTCCGATCGTTCCTTGAAGAACGGGAGGAGACAGAAGTAACAGGGAAAACCTGGTTATTTTATGGTGACCAACACTTTGCAACAGACTTTCTCTATCAGCTTGAATGGCAGAATTGGCTGAAAGATGGGGTGTTAACTAAATTTGATGTTGCGTTTTCTCGTGATACTCCTGAAAAAGTATATGTACAGCATCGAATGCTGGAACATAGCAAGGAGCTTTACCAATGGATTACAGAAGGCGCCCATGTGTATGTGTGCGGCGATGAGAAACATATGGCAGCAGATGTTCACAATGCTTTAATAACAATCATAGAGCAAGAGGGCAATATAAGTCGTGAAGAAGCGGAGAGTTATTTGAAAGAGATTCGGAAACAGAAACGTTATCAGCGTGATGTGTATTAA
- a CDS encoding zinc ribbon domain-containing protein, whose product MKCPNCGLESEEGKYCTNCGEELAAFGNEDSTDDQTSEKQTSDENKQQSNETAVKIKTTVANFGHFLLALIRNPSEARKANKSDFSSGIIMFILYALLLALSYHFIINSLSFGSMGFSFMIDISFLDSFIIPFLLMFVLYFVIAGLTFLCSKLTVQAVKFPDVVAKYGAYLVPFFILYAAGIVCILVGLPGISLLVISLSILGMLIIAPTFILLEQPSDGFDRIYILLGLYIIIFLVYGFFIRFFLDTIMGRLMNSIMGGF is encoded by the coding sequence ATGAAATGTCCAAACTGCGGCCTTGAATCAGAAGAAGGCAAGTATTGCACCAACTGCGGAGAAGAATTGGCTGCTTTCGGGAACGAGGATTCAACTGACGATCAAACTTCCGAAAAACAGACATCAGATGAGAATAAACAGCAATCCAATGAGACGGCTGTAAAAATAAAAACGACCGTTGCTAATTTTGGTCACTTTTTACTTGCACTGATTCGAAACCCGAGCGAAGCAAGAAAAGCGAATAAATCAGACTTCAGTTCAGGTATCATTATGTTTATCCTTTATGCATTGCTTCTGGCGCTTAGCTACCATTTCATCATCAACTCGCTTTCATTTGGATCCATGGGATTTTCATTTATGATTGATATATCATTTTTGGATAGTTTCATAATACCGTTTCTGTTGATGTTCGTGTTGTATTTCGTGATTGCAGGCTTGACATTTTTATGTTCAAAATTGACTGTTCAGGCAGTGAAATTTCCGGATGTTGTTGCAAAATATGGAGCATATCTGGTACCGTTTTTCATTCTTTATGCAGCAGGTATTGTATGTATCCTGGTCGGTCTCCCGGGTATTTCGTTACTGGTTATATCATTAAGCATCCTCGGAATGCTTATTATCGCACCAACATTTATTCTGCTGGAACAACCGTCGGATGGGTTTGACAGAATCTATATACTGCTTGGGCTGTATATTATCATCTTTTTGGTGTACGGCTTTTTCATCCGCTTTTTTCTGGATACGATTATGGGGAGACTTATGAATTCCATTATGGGCGGCTTTTAG
- a CDS encoding cold shock domain-containing protein, translated as MTGKVKWFNAEKGFGFIEREDGDDVFVHFSAINAEGFKTLEEGQDVEFEIVEGNRGPQAANVTAL; from the coding sequence ATGACTGGTAAAGTAAAATGGTTCAACGCTGAAAAAGGTTTCGGTTTCATCGAGCGCGAAGACGGAGACGACGTATTCGTACACTTCTCAGCTATCAATGCTGAAGGTTTCAAAACGCTTGAAGAAGGTCAAGACGTTGAATTTGAAATCGTTGAAGGAAACCGCGGACCACAAGCAGCTAACGTAACTGCTCTATAA
- a CDS encoding response regulator transcription factor, with protein MSKHLGVVEDDANIRNIVSAYLKKEGYQVTLLENAEDAWELWETQPPDMWILDIMLPGMDGYEFCKKIRNESDVPIIIISAKDDEIDKILGLELGGDDYLTKPFSPRELLARVKRVFKRVHPKAESLDSPDGRLKVDDLLIYENERRIFWKGEEQEVTTKEYDMILLLAENRNRAFSREELLVKIWGENYFGSDRAVDDLVKRIRKKLTGILIETVWGFGYRLRSDED; from the coding sequence ATGAGCAAACACTTAGGCGTTGTGGAAGATGATGCAAATATCCGGAATATCGTGTCCGCGTATTTAAAGAAGGAAGGCTATCAGGTAACATTGCTTGAGAATGCGGAAGATGCATGGGAATTATGGGAGACTCAGCCGCCTGACATGTGGATTTTGGATATCATGCTTCCCGGAATGGACGGATATGAGTTTTGCAAAAAAATCCGGAACGAAAGTGATGTCCCAATTATTATTATTTCGGCGAAAGATGATGAAATTGACAAGATACTCGGACTGGAACTGGGCGGAGACGATTATTTGACGAAACCATTCAGTCCAAGGGAATTGCTTGCACGAGTGAAACGTGTTTTTAAACGGGTGCACCCAAAAGCTGAATCACTGGATTCCCCCGATGGCAGGCTGAAAGTGGATGATCTGCTGATATATGAAAATGAACGGCGGATATTCTGGAAGGGGGAAGAGCAGGAAGTAACCACAAAAGAGTATGACATGATTTTGTTGTTGGCGGAAAACAGGAACCGTGCTTTTTCACGTGAGGAGCTTCTGGTGAAAATTTGGGGAGAAAATTATTTTGGCAGTGACCGTGCCGTGGATGATCTTGTTAAACGGATACGTAAAAAATTGACCGGTATTTTAATTGAAACCGTCTGGGGTTTTGGATATCGGCTGCGCAGTGATGAGGACTAG
- a CDS encoding NAD(P)-binding protein yields MALTPLMVDLTNKNVIIVGGGRVAERRIKSLLESDAVLTVISPKIGDGICALWKNCQIALKQKHVEEQDLKGAFLIIIATNDSDVNNKVRKTAPKNALINEATDAFRGNVQFPSTFNRGKLSISISTNGASPMFSAKVKRDLLRTYDERYGDYIDFLDESRQLVKNSSLAEKEQIFLLKQLLTDHFHDIRIQKEAIDWLEKLIGKSTKSN; encoded by the coding sequence ATGGCACTAACACCGCTCATGGTGGATTTAACTAATAAAAATGTCATTATTGTTGGAGGTGGGCGTGTCGCTGAACGGAGGATAAAGTCACTATTGGAAAGTGATGCTGTTTTAACCGTGATTAGTCCGAAAATTGGAGATGGAATTTGTGCGCTTTGGAAAAACTGCCAAATAGCTTTGAAACAAAAGCATGTGGAGGAACAAGATTTAAAAGGGGCTTTCTTAATCATTATTGCAACGAACGATTCAGATGTAAATAATAAAGTAAGAAAAACTGCACCAAAAAATGCATTGATAAATGAAGCAACAGACGCTTTCCGGGGAAATGTACAATTTCCTTCCACCTTTAATCGCGGTAAATTGTCGATAAGCATATCGACCAATGGGGCAAGTCCGATGTTTTCAGCAAAAGTAAAACGAGATCTTCTTCGTACATATGACGAGAGATACGGGGATTATATAGATTTTTTGGATGAAAGCAGGCAGCTTGTGAAGAATTCCTCTCTTGCTGAAAAAGAACAAATATTTCTTTTAAAGCAACTATTGACAGATCATTTTCACGATATTCGAATACAGAAGGAAGCCATCGATTGGTTGGAAAAGTTAATCGGTAAATCAACAAAATCCAATTAA
- a CDS encoding class I SAM-dependent methyltransferase has protein sequence MTGSFDWHKEAEVQWDGRAGFWNERSKKMWDDGSRKDILPFIESHLQKGSSILDIGCGDGYGTYRLHKSGYDATGMDLSKEMINKAKSRLDENEIGFFQGDISGMPFDNASFNAVMAINVLEWTENPGAALSELHRVLKKDGTLYAGILGPAAGPRANSYPRLHGEKAICNTMMPWEFQKLAADFNFTYVDGFGVYKEGVKQHHHQGLPLDLKQALSFLWVFKLHKEGE, from the coding sequence GTGACAGGGTCGTTTGATTGGCATAAGGAAGCGGAAGTGCAGTGGGATGGACGTGCAGGATTCTGGAATGAACGGAGTAAAAAGATGTGGGATGACGGCAGCAGAAAAGATATACTTCCGTTCATTGAAAGTCATCTGCAGAAAGGAAGTTCCATTCTTGATATTGGCTGTGGGGACGGGTATGGCACATACAGGCTGCATAAATCGGGGTATGACGCAACAGGAATGGATCTGTCCAAGGAGATGATCAATAAGGCGAAAAGCCGATTGGATGAGAATGAAATCGGATTTTTCCAGGGAGATATCTCAGGGATGCCGTTTGATAACGCCAGTTTTAATGCTGTTATGGCGATAAATGTATTGGAGTGGACGGAAAATCCGGGAGCAGCGCTTTCCGAATTACACCGTGTTTTGAAAAAGGACGGCACTTTGTATGCAGGGATCCTTGGGCCGGCCGCGGGTCCGCGCGCAAATAGTTATCCGCGTCTGCATGGTGAAAAAGCAATTTGCAATACGATGATGCCATGGGAGTTTCAGAAATTAGCCGCAGACTTTAATTTTACATATGTGGACGGATTTGGTGTTTATAAAGAAGGGGTAAAACAACACCATCATCAAGGTCTGCCGCTTGATTTAAAACAGGCATTATCATTTTTGTGGGTGTTTAAGCTGCATAAAGAAGGTGAATGA
- a CDS encoding sirohydrochlorin chelatase encodes MQGILYVSHGSRISEATSEAVSCITSVQKKVDIALQQICFLELADPNVMQGIDQLADKGATRIAIVPVLLLSAGHYYTDIPEEVRRAKWKYPHILFTYGRPLGVQNRFINVLEKRIEETNIPISPDAKILLVGRGSRNPQTKKDIECIGKKLQRETNANRVNVCFLAACEPSFEEALQSSLDHEESPIIIVPYLWFTGILMQFLQKTAKNTNGRVVLCQQLGDHPAMKKALEEKVYESFDIRSATKI; translated from the coding sequence ATGCAAGGTATTTTATATGTCAGTCATGGAAGTCGGATTTCAGAAGCAACTTCTGAAGCAGTTTCCTGTATCACTTCAGTACAAAAAAAGGTTGATATTGCGCTTCAGCAAATTTGCTTTTTAGAGCTGGCTGATCCGAACGTCATGCAGGGGATTGACCAATTAGCAGATAAAGGGGCAACAAGGATTGCCATTGTACCTGTTTTGCTTTTAAGTGCTGGACACTATTATACGGATATTCCTGAAGAAGTAAGACGAGCAAAATGGAAATACCCCCATATTTTATTTACTTATGGTCGGCCTTTGGGTGTACAGAACCGCTTTATAAACGTGTTGGAAAAGCGGATAGAGGAAACGAATATACCGATAAGTCCCGATGCAAAGATATTGCTTGTAGGTCGCGGCAGTCGTAATCCCCAAACGAAAAAGGACATCGAATGCATTGGGAAAAAGCTTCAACGGGAAACGAATGCCAACCGTGTTAATGTCTGTTTTTTAGCTGCCTGTGAACCTTCATTTGAAGAAGCGTTACAGTCATCACTGGATCATGAGGAGTCGCCAATAATCATCGTTCCCTATTTATGGTTTACAGGAATACTTATGCAGTTTCTGCAAAAAACAGCAAAGAATACTAATGGCCGCGTTGTGTTATGTCAGCAGCTTGGTGATCATCCGGCAATGAAAAAGGCGCTGGAAGAGAAAGTGTATGAGTCTTTTGACATTCGGAGTGCAACAAAAATTTAA
- a CDS encoding S1C family serine protease has translation MEHNDNNHEFEHHSSDNQDRTEAEIPHESQQKSAPQQENDNRGIAETARANAKAKEPKPKKQRSGFSSLISGLAGGVIAAIIVALLFITNVIPTGSTNNGSSTEAANGHESQTPEIAQTVASSNVNVASTIDEASKAVVGVLNMQQQNIWTKSKEAGSGSGIIYKKEDGKAYVVTNHHVVAGAEEVKIVMNNGDRINAKVLGSDPLTDLAVLQVDGKEISTVADLGSSKKLKVGETVIAVGNPLGMNFANSVTKGIISGLDRSVSIDTNGDQQPDWVTEVIQTDAAINPGNSGGALLNSEGKVIGINSMKIARREVEGIGFAIPIDSAKPIMKQLEENGKVARPFIGISTVAIQQVPPQYRQQVQVPDSVKGGMVIAQVEPGSPAEKADLEQFDVITKINGHEITSILDLRKYMYTETKIGETVEMEVYRNGEAHTVKLTLAEREQQK, from the coding sequence ATGGAACACAACGATAATAATCATGAATTTGAACATCATTCCTCAGATAATCAGGATCGTACCGAAGCAGAAATACCTCATGAATCTCAGCAGAAAAGTGCTCCCCAACAGGAAAATGACAACAGAGGGATTGCTGAAACGGCCAGAGCGAACGCAAAAGCAAAAGAGCCGAAACCGAAAAAGCAAAGATCAGGCTTTTCTTCACTGATCAGCGGTTTGGCTGGTGGCGTTATCGCTGCAATAATCGTTGCGTTATTGTTTATTACAAACGTTATTCCAACAGGCAGCACAAATAACGGCAGCAGCACGGAAGCAGCCAATGGACATGAATCCCAAACACCTGAGATTGCGCAGACTGTCGCCTCCAGTAACGTCAATGTCGCATCGACAATCGATGAGGCATCCAAAGCAGTTGTTGGTGTTCTGAACATGCAGCAGCAAAATATCTGGACAAAAAGTAAAGAGGCGGGATCCGGTTCAGGAATTATTTATAAAAAAGAAGATGGAAAGGCATATGTCGTAACCAATCACCATGTAGTTGCAGGAGCTGAAGAAGTAAAAATTGTCATGAATAATGGTGATCGGATTAATGCAAAAGTTCTTGGTTCCGATCCATTGACAGATTTGGCAGTACTTCAGGTTGACGGGAAAGAAATAAGCACAGTTGCGGACCTTGGTTCATCTAAAAAGCTGAAAGTCGGCGAAACAGTTATCGCGGTTGGCAACCCACTTGGTATGAATTTTGCCAATTCGGTAACAAAAGGAATTATCAGCGGACTTGACCGGTCTGTCAGCATTGATACTAATGGCGATCAGCAACCTGACTGGGTGACCGAAGTTATCCAAACTGATGCCGCTATTAACCCTGGTAACAGTGGCGGTGCATTATTAAACTCGGAAGGTAAGGTTATTGGCATTAACTCCATGAAAATCGCCCGCCGTGAAGTAGAGGGAATTGGTTTTGCAATCCCGATTGATTCAGCCAAACCAATTATGAAGCAGCTTGAGGAAAATGGAAAAGTGGCACGCCCATTCATCGGAATCAGCACAGTGGCAATCCAGCAGGTTCCACCGCAATACCGTCAGCAAGTACAGGTTCCGGATTCTGTTAAAGGCGGTATGGTCATTGCACAGGTTGAGCCGGGTTCACCCGCTGAAAAAGCGGATTTGGAGCAATTTGATGTCATCACAAAAATTAATGGACATGAAATAACTTCCATCCTGGATTTACGGAAGTATATGTACACGGAAACAAAAATCGGCGAAACTGTCGAAATGGAAGTATACCGCAATGGTGAGGCCCATACAGTTAAATTGACACTGGCCGAGCGGGAACAACAAAAATAA